A window of Pseudomonadota bacterium genomic DNA:
GTGAATTTGTAGCAGGCATTACAGAGTTAGACGCACAGGCAAAAGAAAAAGGTGTGTTGATTTGTAGCGGTGCAAGCTCTGTTCCCTGCCTTACCGCATCTATCATTGATAAATACAAAGGCGAATTCCATAAGCTGGAGAAAGTGGAATATGCCATTGCCACAGCGCAATTAACAAATAGAGGTTTAGCCACCATACGTGCTGTACTCAGCTATGCTGGCAAGCCCTTCACCACACTGATTGATGGCAAAATGCAGAATGTGTATGGCTGGATGGACTTAACTTGGCGGCGCTTTTGGAAGCTAAATCTACGTCCACTTGGTAACTGCGATATTCCGGATTTGGAATTATTCCCCAAACGCTACCCTGATTTAGAAACTATTAGGTTTCGTGCTGGGCTTGAGCTTAAAATACTACATCTAATACTGGTTAGCCTTTCGGGGTTGGTGCGCATCAAGTTGCTACCTTCAATACAACCATTGTCGAGATTATTACTGCGGATATCGTTCCTATTTGACTCCATAGGCAAGGATGATAGTGGGTTTTATATGCTGCTTTCCGGCAAAGATGAATCCGGAAATGACAAGTATATCCAATTTGATCTGGTTGCGCGGCATGGTGATGGACTTTGCATTCCAAGTGTTCCTGCGATCATTCTGGCTAAGAAATTGGCGAATGGCGAAATTGATAAAACCGGAGCAACACCGTGCATTGACCTTATCACCATGGATGAATATCTGGATGTATTAAGTGAATTTGATATTGAATGGCAGACTACTTATCCAAATTAATTGCTTTCTACCAACTTCTTAATCCCCACATAATCCGTCTTACCCGTTCCAAGTAACGGAACTTTATCAACAATCTTGATATTCTTTGGAACTGATAACTCGCCAATACCATTTTTCTTGGCGTATTTTGATATATAAGAGCGGTCGGCATCTTGTTTGTCCGTAACTAAAACTAAGGCCTCACCCTTTTTAGCATCGGATATAGTAACTACCGCATGTTGGTTCTCCGGCCAGAGCTTGGCAAGATATGTTTCAACGGCAGTGAGTGACACCATCTCTCCGGCTATTTTAGCAAAACGTTTGGCGCGGCCTTTTATGGTTATATAACCATCATCATCGAAGAAAACTATGTCACCTGTGTCATAATCACCGTTTGCGGGCGGAACAAGTTTGCCAGGGTTATCGCTAAGCAGATATCCTTTCATTATATTTTCTCCGGATACTATTAATTTTCCGCCATCTTCAATACCTGGCACTTCTTCAAGTTTATAGGAAATGCCAGGGAGTAGGCGACCAACCGTTCCAGGCTTGTTATGCATTGGTGTGTTAGTAGAAAGAGCTGGGGATGTTTCAGTTGCACCATAGCCTTCAAAAATACGTACACCATATTTTTCTGCCCAGAGTTTACGAGTTTCTTCTTTTAGCTTTTCTGCACCTGCAAATACATAGCGGATTGAATAGAAATCATAGGCATTGGCAAAACGTGCGTAACCTGAAAGGAAAGTATCTGTACCGAACATTATGGTGGAATTGGTATCATAAACTAACTCAGGCACTATGC
This region includes:
- a CDS encoding saccharopine dehydrogenase NADP-binding domain-containing protein, whose amino-acid sequence is MITRVLIIGGYGNFGSFIAKMLAREDNIQLIIAGRNEDKAQSFAKGLEAKHKAETAIVDINHILSESLSTIKPHVVIHTSGPYQNQSYHVAEACIAQGCHYADLADAREFVAGITELDAQAKEKGVLICSGASSVPCLTASIIDKYKGEFHKLEKVEYAIATAQLTNRGLATIRAVLSYAGKPFTTLIDGKMQNVYGWMDLTWRRFWKLNLRPLGNCDIPDLELFPKRYPDLETIRFRAGLELKILHLILVSLSGLVRIKLLPSIQPLSRLLLRISFLFDSIGKDDSGFYMLLSGKDESGNDKYIQFDLVARHGDGLCIPSVPAIILAKKLANGEIDKTGATPCIDLITMDEYLDVLSEFDIEWQTTYPN